GGTTTTATTGTCGATGTAGTCGGGGATGAGCATTTTATTCTTATTAAGTATTAATTGAATTTAAAAGTAATTTTAGATCATCATCTTCATTTTCAGGCTTTAAATATAATGCACAAATTCGCTCAACATCATCGGCTAAAACTTTATTTTTTTGACACCAATCTTGAAGGCAAATATCACTTAAATTTTCAATAAAATCATGGTCAACATTAGCGGCTGGCGTACTTTCTTCACAGGCAATTTTATCTAAAATTTTAACAATATCAGGTTCAGCTAATTGTTTAGTAATAGGATTATAAAAAATGCCGTGATAATTTTGCTTATGTAAAACTAATAGATAAAGTAAGGGATGTTTTTCTGAATATATTTTAGCACTAATTAAATCATCAGATAAGGTTTCTGCATAATCACGATTAAGTTGAAGTTTTGCTGTATGTTGATAATAAGGAGAAATGTCTAAATCTGCTAAAGCATTAAGATTGATTTCCCCAGATTCAATCGTCACTTGAGATGCCATTTCAGAAATATTAATTTCTTGAGTTTCCGCAATAGTTAAAACAGGTAAATCAATTACTTTTTTTGATTCTTGATGACGAGACATTAAATTTTTCCATCGTTTTTGAATTTCCACTAAATCATAATTTAGTGCAGTGTTACTATTCTTTGCGCTTAGTGTTGGCACAAAAGTATAAATGTGAACGATGCGAGGTAAATGCCAGAAACGTAAAATTCTTCCCGCTCTTTGAACTGGTGCGATCGGAGTCCAATCAATATCATAATTAATAACTACTGAAGCATCTTGCATATTGACACCAACACCATGGGCATCAGTCGAAATAAAAATATCATAATTTTCGGCAAATTTCTCGGTTGTTTTATTGGAATGAGGAGCAAATTGTTTAATTAACTGTTCAATCTCTCTACTATCCTTCATCTCATATTTTTTTTCATCTTCGCTTTGCTCGATAGTATATGCAATTTTTAAAGAGGGAAAATTACTTATAAAGTACCGAGAAAGATAAGCAACTGTAGCCCTTCTTTCACAAAAAATAATTACCTTTTGCTGTTTTTCTAATACCTGCTCTTTGATAAGGGCAGACAAAATTTTAACTTTTAGATCAAGGTTCTGATTAAGGTTCTGATTGATTCGTTTCAGTTCAGCAATAATAGGTCTTAAAAATTTTTCTCTATCTTCACGAGAAAACATAAATTCAAGTTTCTCAAACTGATAGCTATTCTCCCCACCTGGAGTATCAGCAATACTTTCTAAAACTCCTTGAAGTGAGAGGGGCGAACTTGCCCATGCAATTTTAACTGAACGATTAAATAAATCTTTAAACATGATATTTTTAGATTTAAGGTTAAAGTAACCTTTGACTATTGCTTCAGTCAATTCATCTTGAAGAATAAGAGAAAAATTAATGCTATGAAGAATTATATTTGGCACATAACGTCTTTCTTCACCAAAATTAATATAGGTTTCTAATCCTTCCTTTTGACCATAATATTTAGCAACGTGAGGAGTTGTTAATTGACTAGCTACAGAAAGATTAATAAATTCATCTATATCGTTGATACACCAAGCATTAATATCTTTTTTTTCTTCTGTAAATAAATGATCCTGTTCTGGACACTTTTCCAAGAAAAAGTCAAATTCTTGAGGTTTACTTTCGCAAGTGTGAGGAAGTAGATAAAGTTGATTATTGATATTTTCAATATCTTTAGCATAAGGTGAACCAGTTAAAAGTAAAACTTTAAGATTACCCTTTTTTACTAATTCTCTAAGTTTGATAAAAGCTAATCTTTCTTTTGGTTTTTTAGTCATATTAAATAAATCTTGTTTAAATCGATTTCTAAATTCTTGACTTTCATCAATAATTAATAACCAACGCTGATTTTTAATATCTTCTAAAATATCTTCAAATAATTCCAAGGCATGATCTTGTTTAGCATCTTTTCTATCAAAAGTTTGCCGCACAAAATAATCACAGGGTAATCCCGCTTCTCGCATTTCTTTTTGCCAATTGCTGCGGACGGCTTTAGGTCCAATAACCATGATATTATCAATTAAATCTTCATCTCGTAAATGAAGAGCTACATGAACCGCTACAACAGTTTTGCCTAGTCCAGTTGAAGCAACCAGCATTGAGCCATCAAAGTTTTTGATCTGTCGTAAAGTTTGGGCAATCATGTCAATTTGGTAGGAAAGTGGCTTTTTAGAATATCTAGTTTTGGGAGGCTGGATATTTTCTAAAACCAACATAGTTTTGAGATAAATGTCCCAAGGTGCAGCAAACTGTAACCATTTTAGTAAAATTTCTAATAGTTCTTGAGTTAAATCTTTAGCCTCAGCAAAATAATCATCAAATTCTTTAACTAATGCAAGAACCTCTGTTTTATCAGTGATAATATTACCACCTTCAACTTGTTCTCTTAATCCTTTACCAGTTAAATTTGACGAAGTTTGAATTGCCGCTTTTTCATCACAGATGTAAAGTTTATTATGATGATCTTTGGCTCTGGCATCTACAATTCCAAACTGATTTGATTGTATTTTTTCTATAATATCAAGAACTGATTTTCTTCTATCTCTGTCTAATCCTATACGCACATCTCTCATTATTTCTTGAATTAATGCCATCCTTGCCCTTTGCTCTCCTGGATCATCTAAACCTACCAAAATATAGGTTTGTTTTCCTGTAGTATAACCCCGAACTAAATTCCAACCTTTAATCGTAAAAAAGCCTGTGGCAATGCGAATTTTTTGATTAGCTTCTTCTAAGTATTTGGTAATATATTCTATTGATTTACCTGATTCAAACCAGCTTAATCTGTTGTTATTTAAAGATTTTAATTCTTTCATATTAAACCTTCAATATCGAGATATATTCTGAATCGTAAGTCATAACTATTATAATCTCATTTCTCTTTGTGATCAAGTTGAAGATTTTCTAGTTTTTGACGGCTATAAACATTAATACTCATTGTACAAGTGAGATGCTCTCCAATGCATCAATGCACCAATTATACCCCCAATTAAATCAGGCGCTAAACCTTCCTTAAATTTTTCATCACAAACCACCTGACGCGCTTGCTTTAACGCAGATTCCCAAGTGATTCCTGCTCTCACATCTTCAATGTCGGCTCGACGCGCTAAGATACGAGCAGCTTGTTCTAGATCCCCTTCACATCTTTCAATCACGTCAATATCCGCAAGTGCTTTAGAATCCTCTACCAATTCAGCGCGAAACTGGGCAATTTCTTCAGGAGTAACTTTAGTTGATTCAATATCCATAGGTTGTTCTTATTTACAGACAATGCTAATTGTATAGTTTCTATTTTGCCCTCTATTGATAGTTTTTGATAGAAAGTGTTAATCTGACTGGTCACTGATAACTGAAAAGGTTCTTAATTCCCTACCATTGTGATAATTGCTGTCATTTAAACCACGACAAAATTAACTAATTTGCCAGGGACAACAATCACTTTTTTGATTTCCTTACCCTCTAAATAACGTTGGGCGATTTCTGATTCCAGGGCGAGGGTTTCTAGGGTGCTTTTATCGGCACTAGCGGGAACTTGTATCGTGCCTCTGGTTTTTCCCAAAATTTGGATGACAAGGGTAATCTCGTCCACAATCAGGGCAGTGGGATCAACTTTTGGCCAGGGTTGCAGGTGAATTGATTGGCTATGGCCTAAAGCTTGCCATAATTCTTCGCTAAGATGGGGGGCAAAAAGGGAAAGTAAGATTAATAGGGTTTCAATTCCTTCCCGATAAATGGGGGATGCAAAACACTTATTATCCCCTAAAGCGTTACTGAGTTTCATCAATTCGGAAATGGCGGTATTAAATTGATAATCCCCTTCTAAATCCTCGGAGATTTCTTTAATAGCGGTGTGAATTGCCCGTCTTAAATCTTTGTCAGTTTTCGAGAAAGTCTCTATTTTTTTGACTTGCTTGGGTTTATTTTCAATATATTCGCTGACTAAACGCCACACCCGATTAAGAAAGCGAAATTGTCCTTCTACCCCCGCATCTTCCCACTGTAAATCTTTTTCTGGGGGTGCGGTAAAAAGTATAAACATTCGGGCAGTATCAGCCCCATATTTTTCGAGAACTTTCAGAGGATCAACGCCGTTATATTTCGACTTAGACATTTTTTCAAAGAAGAAAGATAGAACTTCTCCCGTGTCTTTATCGCAATATTTATCCTCTTTATAGATAACATTTTCTGCGGGGACATATTTGCCAGTTTCGGGATTTTTGTAGGTTAATCCCTGTACCATTCCCTGGGTTAACAGACGGTTAAAAGGTTCATCAACATTAACTAAACCTCGGTCTCTTAAAACTTTGGTAAAGAAACGAGAATAGAGTAAATGTAGGATAGCGTGTTCGATTCCTCCGACGTATTGATCCACGGGCATCCAATCATTAACCTTCTCGAATTGAAAGGGTATATCTTCATTTTTAGCATCGGTATAACGGAGGAAATACCAACTAGAATCGATGAAAGTATCCATAGTGTCGGTTTCCCGTTTTGCGGGAGTGCCACAGCGAGGACAATCCACATTTACCCAGTCTTCTAATTTGGCTAAAGGAGAAGCACCTCGACCGCTAAATTCGACATTTTCCGGTAAAGTAACGGGTAAATTATCGATAGGTACTGGCACGGTTCCACAGTTAGGACAGTGGATAACAGGAATCGGACAACCCCAATATCTTTGACGGGAAATTAACCAATCCCGGAGGCGATATTGTATTCTAGCTTTGCCGTAACCTTGGGCAGTGGCATAATCAATAATAGCGGTTTTTCCTGCTGTAGAATGCAGCCCATTAAATTGAGCGGAATTAATCATAATTCCCGCTTCTGTATAGGCATCTTTTAACTCGATTTCGCCACTTTCTGGAGTAATAACTATCTTAATTGGCAGGTTATTTTCCCGAGCAAATTTAAAATCGCGACTGTCGTGAGCCGGGACTCCCATCACTGCCCCCGTCCCGTATTCGTAGAGGACATAATCAGCAATTAAAATCGGAATTTCTTCACCAGTAAAAGGATTAATTGCCAGTCCTCCGGTTTTAATACCGCGTTTGGGTTTATCTTCGGCAGTTCTTTCTAATTCGCTTTCGCTGGCTATCTCTTGAATAAAAGTTTCTACGGCCGATTTTTGTTCGGGAGTGGTAACTTGTAAAGTTAAGGGATGTTCGGGAGCAAGTACCACATAAGTCACTCCATAAACCGTATCGGGACGAGT
This Microcystis wesenbergii NRERC-220 DNA region includes the following protein-coding sequences:
- a CDS encoding helicase-related protein, translated to MKELKSLNNNRLSWFESGKSIEYITKYLEEANQKIRIATGFFTIKGWNLVRGYTTGKQTYILVGLDDPGEQRARMALIQEIMRDVRIGLDRDRRKSVLDIIEKIQSNQFGIVDARAKDHHNKLYICDEKAAIQTSSNLTGKGLREQVEGGNIITDKTEVLALVKEFDDYFAEAKDLTQELLEILLKWLQFAAPWDIYLKTMLVLENIQPPKTRYSKKPLSYQIDMIAQTLRQIKNFDGSMLVASTGLGKTVVAVHVALHLRDEDLIDNIMVIGPKAVRSNWQKEMREAGLPCDYFVRQTFDRKDAKQDHALELFEDILEDIKNQRWLLIIDESQEFRNRFKQDLFNMTKKPKERLAFIKLRELVKKGNLKVLLLTGSPYAKDIENINNQLYLLPHTCESKPQEFDFFLEKCPEQDHLFTEEKKDINAWCINDIDEFINLSVASQLTTPHVAKYYGQKEGLETYINFGEERRYVPNIILHSINFSLILQDELTEAIVKGYFNLKSKNIMFKDLFNRSVKIAWASSPLSLQGVLESIADTPGGENSYQFEKLEFMFSREDREKFLRPIIAELKRINQNLNQNLDLKVKILSALIKEQVLEKQQKVIIFCERRATVAYLSRYFISNFPSLKIAYTIEQSEDEKKYEMKDSREIEQLIKQFAPHSNKTTEKFAENYDIFISTDAHGVGVNMQDASVVINYDIDWTPIAPVQRAGRILRFWHLPRIVHIYTFVPTLSAKNSNTALNYDLVEIQKRWKNLMSRHQESKKVIDLPVLTIAETQEINISEMASQVTIESGEINLNALADLDISPYYQHTAKLQLNRDYAETLSDDLISAKIYSEKHPLLYLLVLHKQNYHGIFYNPITKQLAEPDIVKILDKIACEESTPAANVDHDFIENLSDICLQDWCQKNKVLADDVERICALYLKPENEDDDLKLLLNSINT
- the leuS gene encoding leucine--tRNA ligase yields the protein MPYNPAEIEQKWQKIWQQMGLDKTPENADKPKFYALSMFPYPSGNLHMGHVRNYTITDVIARLKRMQGYRVLHPMGWDAFGLPAENAAIERGVPPAKWTDQNIAQMKRQLQQLGLSIDWEREVATCSPEYYRWTQWLFLQFFASGLAYQKEAAVNWDPIDQTVLANEQVDSEGKSWRSGAKVERKLLRQWFLKITDYAEQLLTDLDKLTGWPERVKTMQANWIGKSVGAYLEFPLVNSTEKIAVFTTRPDTVYGVTYVVLAPEHPLTLQVTTPEQKSAVETFIQEIASESELERTAEDKPKRGIKTGGLAINPFTGEEIPILIADYVLYEYGTGAVMGVPAHDSRDFKFARENNLPIKIVITPESGEIELKDAYTEAGIMINSAQFNGLHSTAGKTAIIDYATAQGYGKARIQYRLRDWLISRQRYWGCPIPVIHCPNCGTVPVPIDNLPVTLPENVEFSGRGASPLAKLEDWVNVDCPRCGTPAKRETDTMDTFIDSSWYFLRYTDAKNEDIPFQFEKVNDWMPVDQYVGGIEHAILHLLYSRFFTKVLRDRGLVNVDEPFNRLLTQGMVQGLTYKNPETGKYVPAENVIYKEDKYCDKDTGEVLSFFFEKMSKSKYNGVDPLKVLEKYGADTARMFILFTAPPEKDLQWEDAGVEGQFRFLNRVWRLVSEYIENKPKQVKKIETFSKTDKDLRRAIHTAIKEISEDLEGDYQFNTAISELMKLSNALGDNKCFASPIYREGIETLLILLSLFAPHLSEELWQALGHSQSIHLQPWPKVDPTALIVDEITLVIQILGKTRGTIQVPASADKSTLETLALESEIAQRYLEGKEIKKVIVVPGKLVNFVVV